The proteins below come from a single Sorghum bicolor cultivar BTx623 chromosome 4, Sorghum_bicolor_NCBIv3, whole genome shotgun sequence genomic window:
- the LOC110434757 gene encoding serine/arginine repetitive matrix protein 1-like → MPPPLAAGLAAFVVLDGLSRTRCSRLFAPRRFGGGASDISATKKSQIISSYRPASVIRWALPSFAKPPQLSHARSLPPQLPHYSRASPKPPSARRGRTPGARVSPLTAHPTAGDRPRHTPLPPPLPQFARRAPRNRHRRCHSSLVGLEGTVTRPPRPRQAVIAVPPLPDATRPLRPRPRRRLAAGRTEENGLEEVLHLRAHNRQVMEKNVNALGSSGRYLLRKMYVSNKINYRHDFNVRLCHSYLSSSPHPVH, encoded by the exons ATGCCTCCTCCTCTGGCCGCTGGCCTTGCCGCCTTCGTCGTCCTTGACGGCTTGTCGCGCACTCGCTGCAGCCGCCTCTTCGCTCCCCGGAGATTTGGTGGCGGCGCGAG TGATATCTCTGCAACTAAAAAGAGCCAAATCATATCGTCATATCGGCCTGCCTCCGTGATCCGCTGGGCTCTTCCCAGCTTCGCAAAACCGCCGCAGCTCTCGCACGCGCGTTCCCTTCCACCGCAGCTCCCCCACTACTCGCGCGCTTCCCCTAAACCGCCGTCCGCTCGCCGCGGCCGCACGCCAGGCGCTCGGGTGAGCCCGCTGACCGCGCACCCTACTGCTGGGGATCGACCGCGGCACACTccactgccgccgccgctgccgcagtTCGCTCGACGGGCTCCAAGAAACCGCCACCGCCGCTGCCACAGTTCGCTCGTCGGGCTCGAAGGAACCGTCACCAGACCACCACGCCCACGCCAAGCCGTCATCGCCGTGCCACCGCTGCCAGACGCGACGCGACCCCTGCGCCCGCGACCGCGACGCCGCCTCGCCGCCGGACGCACGGAAGAAAATGGACTAGAGGAGGTCCTGCATCTTCGGGCGCACA ACAGACAGGTGATGGAAAAAAATGTCAATGCCCTTGGTTCCAGTGGCAGATACTTACTAAGAAAGATGTATGTCTCAAACAAAATAAACTATAGACATGATTTTAATGTGCGCCTGTGccacagttatttgtcatccagTCCCCATCCAGTCCACTGA
- the LOC8080409 gene encoding uncharacterized protein LOC8080409, which produces MLKFLSKVVVEYCPLDPRKAAAVELLAQCNGRKAKDSNPACSVELRRLPSPPLSTDPKSQPTLPPPRVLVTYLNGAEEAIMAAEGATAQGIRDQILARGRLIDTEQMFRDGGEKWPVVIPEEELGMSFPGIKPKKAEDKPQA; this is translated from the exons ATGCTTAAGTTCCTGTCCAAGGTGGTGGTGGAGTACTGCCCTCTGGACCCGCGGAAGGCGGCGGCAGTGGAGCTCCTCGCGCAGTGCAACGGCCGCAAGGCCAAGGACTCCAACCCGGCCTGCTCCGTCGAGCTCCGCCGCCTCCCCTCCCCGCCTCTGTCCACGGACCCCAAGTCGCAGCCGACTCTCCCGCCTCCGCGGGTCCTCGTGACCTACCTCAACGGAGCCGAGGAGGCCATCATGGCCGCTGAGGGCGCTACGGCGCAGGGCATCCGTGACCAGATCCTCGCACGGGGCCGGCTCATCGACACGGAGCAGATGTTCCGCGACGGCGGGGAGAAGTGGCCCGTCGTCATCCCCGAGGAGGAGCTCGGCATGTCGTTCCCTGGCATCAAG CCAAAGAAAGCCGAGGACAAGCCCCAGGCCTAG
- the LOC8080408 gene encoding F-box protein At3g58530 isoform X1 — MAAPAADETWCRETVPRVMELVSPRLPQRDACALLAVSPWCYRALVANPRLWEVLDLREMKNAGDRLISALSLARYRHLKVLNLEFAQDIEDRHFVHLKEMSGISLENLEFLNLNACQKISDKGIEAVTSLCPNLQRLAIYWIVGLTDLSIGHITKNCKQIVDLNLSGCKNISDKGMQLIANNYQELKKLNITRCVKLTDDGLKQVLLKCSSLESLNLYALSSFTDRVYKEIGSLSNLTFLDLCGAQNLTDDGLACISRCGCLTYLNLTWCVRVTDAGIVAIAQGCRSLELLSLFGIVGVTDACLEALSKSCSSSLTTLDVNGCIGIKRRSRDDLLKLFPSLSCFKVHS, encoded by the exons atggcggcgccggcggcggacgaGACATGGTGCCGGGAGACGGTGCCACGGGTGATGGAACTGGTGAGTCCACGCCTTCCGCAGCGGGACGCTTGCGCTCTGCTCGCGGTCAGCCCTTGGTGCTACCGTGCCCTCGTCGCCAACCCCAGGCTCTGGGAG GTACTTGATCTACGTGAGATGAAGAATGCTGGAGACCGACTTATTTCAGCACTTTCACTG GCAAGGTATCGTCATCTCAAAGTACTAAACCTCGAATTTGCTCAAGATATTGAGGACCGACATTTTGTTCATCTAAAAGAAATG AGTGGCATCTCACTGGAAAATTTGGAATTCCTGAACTTAAATGCATGTCAGAAGATCTCTGATAAAGGAATTGAAGCTGTTACCAGTCTTTGTCCTAATCTTCAGCGCCTTGCTATCTATTGGATTGTAGG ACTGACAGACTTAAGCATTGGGCACATTACAAAGAACTGTAAGCAGATAGTGGACCtcaacttgagtggttgtaag AATATCTCAGATAAAGGAATGCAGTTGATTGCTAATAATTACCAAGAACTAAAGAAATTGAACATAACCAG GTGTGTTAAGTTGACAGATGATGGTCTTAAACAAGTCCTTCTGAAATGTTCTTCACTTGAAAGCCTAAACCTTTATGCCCTTTCGAG TTTTACTGACAGGGTTTATAAGGAGATAGGATCATTGAGTAATCTTACATTTCTAGACCTATGTGGTGCTCAG AATCTAACGGACGATGGTCTTGCATGCATATCAAGATGCGGATGTCTAACATACCTCAATTTGACTTG GTGTGTACGTGTTACTGACGCTGGCATTGTAGCTATTGCGCAAGGTTGTCGGTCCCTCGAACTGTTAAG TTTGTTTGGAATAGTTGGGGTGACTGATGCATGCCTCGAGGCTTTGTCAAAATCTTGCTCGTCCAGCCTCACAACTCTCGACGTAAATGGCTGCATAGGTATTAAG AGGAGGAGCCGGGATGACCTGCTGAAGCTGTTCCCATCACTGAGTTGCTTCAAAGTGCACAGCTAG
- the LOC8060394 gene encoding protein phosphatase 2C and cyclic nucleotide-binding/kinase domain-containing protein: MGCSASKCCSQLKCSLCSNGCLGQAPDSPRESRGKSSRGRGKADYTDSDDSSDDLGEDDDAFNHMNATRESTVGISRLSRVSSQFLPPDGSRKIQVPLGNYDMTYSFLSQRGYYPESLDKANQDSYCIHTPFGPSPDDHFFGVFDGHGEYGAQCSQFVKRRLCENLLRDNRFRTDAVLALHSAFITTNSQLHADNLDDSMSGTTAVTILVRGKTIYVANTGDSRAVIAEKRGDDIVAVDLSIDQTPYRFDELERVKECGARVLTLDQIEGLKNPDVQCWGTEESDDGDPPRLWVQNGMYPGTAFTRSIGDSVAESIGVIADPEIFVLDLNSNNPFFVLASDGVFEFLSSQTVVDMISKYKDPRDACAEIVAESYRLWLQYETRTDDITIIVVHINGLTDESTQTVTKVTLQPSQQVVGLAGSESPLIVSSNTNNQRSRHDLSRARLRALESSLENGQLWVPPSPSHRKTWEEQAHIERVLHDHFLFRKLTDSQCHVLLDCMQRVEVKPGDIVVQQGGEGDCFYVVGSGEYEVLAIQEENGKEITKVLHRYTSDKLSSFGELALMHNKPLQASVRAVTSGTLWALKREDFRGILMSEFSNIPSLKLLRSVELFTRFTVLQLSQLAESLVEVSFADGQKIVDKNDDVSSLYVIQRGRVRLFLATGEMTSDTWDLISAQTKQAQSSRENGNYVVEIDEGGHFGEWSLIGETIAFTAIAVGDVTCSTITKEKFDSIVGPLPKLPQVDSKIKESLVTEENLADGDFPFRRVKLSDLEWKMCIYAADCSEIGLVQVRGSDKIRSLKRFYIKRVQDLHKEVQVFEEKDLMKSLSKSTCVPEVLSTCADQSYLGIVLNCCLCCSLASILHTPLNESSAKFFAASVVVALEELHQKSIIYRGVSADILMLDRSGHLQLVDFRFAKKLEGQRTYTICGIADSLAPEIVLGRGHGFAADWWALGVLIYFMLQSDMPFGSWRESELEPITKIAKGRLVMPVSFSAEVVDLITKLLVVDENARLGTSGAEAVKKHAWFDGIDWEQIASGTCAVPEEITERINSCIETLNEDLSASTSVPIEDPDVLTAPEWIQDW; the protein is encoded by the exons ATGGGCTGTTCAGCTTCCAAGTGTTGTTCACAATTGAAGTGCTCTTTGTGCTCAAATGGGTGCCTGGGGCAAGCACCTGACTCCCCGAGAGAATCAAGGGGAAAGTCAAGTCGTGGGAGAGGGAAGGCAGATTATACTGATTCAGATGATTCTTCTGATGACCTCGGGGAAGATGATGATGCTTTTAACCATATGAATGCTACTAGGGAATCAACTGTTGGCATCAGCCGACTATCCAGGGTCTCTTCACAGTTTCTTCCTCCTGATGGATCACGCAAGATTCAGGTCCCTTTGGGTAACTATGACATGACATACTCCTTCCTGTCTCAAAGAGGTTACTACCCAGAATCACTGGACAAGGCAAATCAAGATAGCTACTGCATACATACCCCATTTGGACCAAGTCCTGATGACCACTTCTTTGGTGTGTTTGATGGCCATGGGGAATATGGAGCTCAATGTTCACAATTTGTGAAGCGAAGATTATGTGAGAACCTGCTCAGAGATAACCGGTTTCGTACAGATGCTGTGCTGGCTCTTCATTCTGCTTTCATCACAACGAATTCACAGCTGCATGCTGACAATTTGGATGACTCAATGAGTGGTACTACTGCAGTCACTATATTGGTCAGGGGTAAAACTATTTATGTTGCAAATACTGGTGATTCACGTGCCGTTATTGCCGAAAAACGAGGGGATGATATTGTCGCTGTTGACCTCTCCATAGATCAAACCCCGTACCGATTTGATGAGCTTGAAAGGGTCAAGGAATGTGGTGCTAGGGTTCTAACGTTGGACCAAATAGAGGGCCTAAAGAACCCAGATGTGCAGTGTTGGGGTACTGAAGAAAGTGATGATGGCGATCCTCCAAGGTTATGGGTGCAAAACGGCATGTACCCAGGAACTGCTTTTACACGTAGCATTGGAGATTCTGTTGCTGAGTCAATTGGTGTCATCGCAGATCCTGAGATTTTTGTCCTGGATCTCAATTCCAACAATCCATTTTTCGTTCTTGCTAGTGATGGCGTTTTTGAGTTCCTTTCCAGTCAAACAGTTGTAGACATG ATTTCTAAATACAAGGATCCTCGAGATGCATGTGCAGAAATTGTTGCAGAGTCCTATCGTCTTTGGCTACAGTATGAAACTCGTACAGATGACATTACAATCATAGTTGTGCATATTAATGGGTTAACTGAT GAATCTACCCAGACTGTTACGAAGGTGACTTTACAACCTTCACAGCAAGTAGTAGGACTGGCAGGCTCTGAATCACCACTAATAGTAAGTTCCAACACCAATAATCAGCGCTCGAGGCATGATTTATCACGGGCACGATTGAGGGCTCTTGAAAGTTCTCTGGAGAATGGTCAGTTATGGGTCCCTCCATCTCCATCGCATAGGAAGACATGGGAAGAGCAA GCACATATTGAGCGGGTACTACATGATCATTTCCTGTTTAGGAAGCTTACTGACTCACAATGTCATGTTCTACTTGATTGTATGCAACGAGTTGAGGTGAAACCTGGGGATATAGTAGTACAACAG GGCGGTGAAGGTGACTGCTTCTATGTAGTTGGTAGTGGTGAGTATGAAGTTCTGGCTATTCAG GAAGAAAATGGAAAGGAAATAACCAAGGTTCTGCATCGATATACATCTGACAAGTTATCTTCCTTTGGGGAGCTAGCACTGAT GCATAATAAGCCACTTCAGGCTTCAGTTCGTGCTGTGACCAGTGGAACATTATGGGCTCTAAAGCGGGAGGACTTCCGGGGCATTTTGATGTCAGAATTTTCGAACATACCATCATTGAAGTTGCTCCGATCTGTAGAGCTGTTTACAAGATTTACAGTGCTTCAACTAAGTCAACTTGCCGAGTCACTTGTTGAAGTATCTTTTGCAGATGGGCAAAAAATAGTAGATAAG AATGATGACGTCTCTTCGCTATATGTTATTCAAAGAGGTCGCGTGAGACTTTTCTTGGCTACTGGTGAAATGACTTCAGATACCTGGGATCTCATCAGTGCTCAAACAAAGCAGGCACAAAGTAGTCGGGAAAATGGTAATTATGTGGTTGAGATAGATGAGGGAGGGCACTTCGGAGAGTGGTCTCTCATTGGTGAGACTATTGCTTTCACTGCTATTGCTGTTGGTGATGTTACTTGTTCTACTATCACGAAGGAGaaatttgattcaattgttgggCCTTTGCCTAAACTTCCACAAGTTGATTCCAA GATTAAAGAATCTCTGGTAACCGAGGAGAATCTTGCAGATGGTGATTTTCCTTTTAGGAGGGTGAAGCTCTCAGATTTG GAATGGAAAATGTGCATATATGCTGCTGATTGCAGTGAGATTGGTCTCGTCCAAGTTAGGGGCTCTG ACAAGATCAGAAGTTTAAAAAGGTTTTACATCAAGAGAGTACAAGATCTCCATAAGGAAGTACAAGTCTTTGAGGAAAAGGACCTTATGAAAAGCTTGAGCAAATCAACTTGTGTGCCAGAAGTTCTGTCTACTTGCGCTGATCAGTCATACCTTGGAATAGTGCTGAATTGTTGCCTTTGTTGCTCATTGGCTTCAATACTTCATACACCACTAAATGAGTCATCTGCAAAATTCTTTGCGGCCTCCGTTGTTGTTGCTCTAGAAGAACTTCATCAG AAGTCCATTATTTATAGAGGTGTTTCGGCAGACATTCTTATGCTTGATAGATCAGGACATCTGCAGCTGGTAGATTTTAGGTTTGCAAAGAAGTTGGAAGGTCAAAGGACCTACACAATATGTGGGATTGCTGACTCTCTGGCACCAGAGATTGTTCTTGGTAGGGGCCATGGATTTGCTGCTGACTG GTGGGCACTTGGAGTTTTGATCTATTTCATGCTTCAGTCAGACATGCCATTCGGGTCCTGGAGGGAGAGCGAGCTGGAACCTATTACAAAAATTGCCAAAGGCCGCCTTGTTATGCCAGTGTCATTCAGTGCTGAAGTTGTTGACCTTATAACCAAG CTACTTGTGGTAGACGAAAATGCACGCCTTGGAACCAGTGGTGCTGAAGCTGTAAAAAAGCACGCCTGGTTTGATGGCATTGATTGGGAGCAAATAGCATCTGGGACTTGTGCAGTACCTGAAGAAATCACTGAGCGCATCAACAGCTGTATAGAAACTCTTAACGAGGACTTATCAGCATCTACTTCTGTGCCGATTGAAGATCCAGATGTTCTTACTGCCCCAGAGTGGATCCAGGATTGGTGA
- the LOC8080408 gene encoding F-box protein At3g58530 isoform X2 — protein MAAPAADETWCRETVPRVMELVLDLREMKNAGDRLISALSLARYRHLKVLNLEFAQDIEDRHFVHLKEMSGISLENLEFLNLNACQKISDKGIEAVTSLCPNLQRLAIYWIVGLTDLSIGHITKNCKQIVDLNLSGCKNISDKGMQLIANNYQELKKLNITRCVKLTDDGLKQVLLKCSSLESLNLYALSSFTDRVYKEIGSLSNLTFLDLCGAQNLTDDGLACISRCGCLTYLNLTWCVRVTDAGIVAIAQGCRSLELLSLFGIVGVTDACLEALSKSCSSSLTTLDVNGCIGIKRRSRDDLLKLFPSLSCFKVHS, from the exons atggcggcgccggcggcggacgaGACATGGTGCCGGGAGACGGTGCCACGGGTGATGGAACTG GTACTTGATCTACGTGAGATGAAGAATGCTGGAGACCGACTTATTTCAGCACTTTCACTG GCAAGGTATCGTCATCTCAAAGTACTAAACCTCGAATTTGCTCAAGATATTGAGGACCGACATTTTGTTCATCTAAAAGAAATG AGTGGCATCTCACTGGAAAATTTGGAATTCCTGAACTTAAATGCATGTCAGAAGATCTCTGATAAAGGAATTGAAGCTGTTACCAGTCTTTGTCCTAATCTTCAGCGCCTTGCTATCTATTGGATTGTAGG ACTGACAGACTTAAGCATTGGGCACATTACAAAGAACTGTAAGCAGATAGTGGACCtcaacttgagtggttgtaag AATATCTCAGATAAAGGAATGCAGTTGATTGCTAATAATTACCAAGAACTAAAGAAATTGAACATAACCAG GTGTGTTAAGTTGACAGATGATGGTCTTAAACAAGTCCTTCTGAAATGTTCTTCACTTGAAAGCCTAAACCTTTATGCCCTTTCGAG TTTTACTGACAGGGTTTATAAGGAGATAGGATCATTGAGTAATCTTACATTTCTAGACCTATGTGGTGCTCAG AATCTAACGGACGATGGTCTTGCATGCATATCAAGATGCGGATGTCTAACATACCTCAATTTGACTTG GTGTGTACGTGTTACTGACGCTGGCATTGTAGCTATTGCGCAAGGTTGTCGGTCCCTCGAACTGTTAAG TTTGTTTGGAATAGTTGGGGTGACTGATGCATGCCTCGAGGCTTTGTCAAAATCTTGCTCGTCCAGCCTCACAACTCTCGACGTAAATGGCTGCATAGGTATTAAG AGGAGGAGCCGGGATGACCTGCTGAAGCTGTTCCCATCACTGAGTTGCTTCAAAGTGCACAGCTAG